In Polynucleobacter arcticus, the following proteins share a genomic window:
- the hemF gene encoding oxygen-dependent coproporphyrinogen oxidase, which produces MSALDGKAFMVDAWEKPEDSKLKGYGRTCTLDGGKILEKGGVGFSHVRGDQMPPSASHHRPELTGRSFEAMGVSVVFHPHNPKAPTTHMNVRCFIAQAPDKEPVWWFGGGFDLTPYYGVDEDCRHFHQTAKDALDPFGEDLYPRFKKWCDEYFYLKHREEPRGIGGIFFDDFNSLGFEQSFAMTRAVGDAFIDAYLPIVERRYKESFTAEEKAFQEYRRGRYVEYNLIFDRGTIFGLHSGGRTESILMSMPPVVQWWYNWQPKPGTPEAKLYDYYLKPRDWLN; this is translated from the coding sequence ATGAGTGCATTGGATGGCAAGGCATTTATGGTCGATGCCTGGGAGAAGCCGGAAGATAGCAAGCTAAAGGGTTATGGTCGCACCTGCACTTTAGATGGCGGCAAAATTCTCGAGAAAGGTGGCGTGGGGTTCTCTCACGTTCGTGGCGATCAGATGCCTCCTTCTGCATCACATCATCGCCCAGAACTGACGGGACGCAGTTTTGAGGCCATGGGTGTTTCTGTCGTGTTTCATCCACATAACCCCAAAGCACCCACAACCCATATGAATGTGCGCTGCTTTATTGCGCAAGCTCCGGATAAGGAACCTGTTTGGTGGTTTGGTGGTGGCTTTGACCTTACTCCTTACTATGGCGTCGATGAAGACTGCAGGCACTTCCATCAGACAGCTAAAGACGCCCTAGATCCATTTGGCGAAGATTTGTATCCCCGTTTTAAAAAATGGTGTGATGAGTATTTTTATCTCAAACACCGTGAAGAGCCTCGTGGTATTGGTGGTATCTTTTTTGATGACTTTAATAGCTTGGGTTTCGAGCAAAGCTTTGCGATGACACGTGCCGTGGGTGATGCCTTTATTGATGCTTATTTACCGATTGTGGAACGCCGCTATAAAGAGAGTTTTACAGCCGAAGAAAAAGCGTTTCAGGAATACCGGCGTGGCCGCTATGTGGAATACAACTTGATATTCGACCGCGGGACCATTTTTGGCCTGCATTCCGGTGGACGTACCGAGTCTATCCTGATGTCGATGCCACCGGTAGTACAGTGGTGGTACAACTGGCAGCCAAAACCTGGCACACCTGAGGCTAAGCTTTATGACTATTACCTTAAGCCGCGCGACTGGCTAAACTAA